Proteins from one Triticum aestivum cultivar Chinese Spring chromosome 7A, IWGSC CS RefSeq v2.1, whole genome shotgun sequence genomic window:
- the LOC123149996 gene encoding UDP-glycosyltransferase 83A1, with product MATAAPHVMVLPLAAQGHVTPLMELSHRLVEHGVEVTFVCTEPTHALVLGALRLRQATVDGIHLVSMPDGLADGDDRRDLGKVLDALARCMPGYVEELIKEKKVTWLVADANLGSLCFEVAKKLGVRVASFFPASAACLGTLSRIPQLIEDGFFDDKGVPKRREAVELAPEMPPVYTSHMLWSVDGGPEVQHVAFQLVCRNTEAACLADVVVCNSFLEAEATAFELFPDILPIGPLLADPGKPVGQFLPEDTRCLGWLDAHPDSSVVYVAFGTSTVFEPRQFRELGEGLELTGRPFLWVVRPDFTSGAGISKAWFDEFEGRVAGKGMIVSWCSQQQVLAHRAVACFVSHCGWNSTMEGVRNGVPFLCWSRLKVDQYTNRSYICDIWRTGLAVSPGEDGVVTKEEVNTKLEQVMGDHGIAERARVLRDAARRSLGVGGSSYENFKRFISLLKE from the exons ATGGCCACGGCGGCGCCTCACGTCATGGTGCTGCCGCTCGCGGCGCAGGGCCACGTGACCCCGCTCATGGAGCTGTCGCACCGCCTCGTGGAGCACGGCGTCGAGGTCACCTTCGTCTGCACCGAGCCCACCCACGCGCTCGTCCTCGGCGCCCTGCGACTGCGACAGGCCACGGTGGACGGGATCCACCTGGTCTCCATGCCGGACGGCCTGGCCGACGGGGACGACCGCCGGGACCTCGGCAAGGTCCTGGACGCGCTCGCCCGGTGCATGCCGGGCTACGTGGAGGAGCTCATCAAGGAGAAGAAGGTGACGTGGCTCGTCGCCGACGCCAACCTGGGGTCCTTGTGCTTCGAGGTCGCCAAGAAGCTCGGCGTTCGGGTCGCCTCCTTCTTCCCGGCGTCCGCTGCATGCCTTGGGACCTTGTCCAGGATTCCCCAGCTCATAGAGGATGGCTTCTTCGACGACAAAG GCGTCCCGAAGCGACGAGAGGCGGTCGAGCTGGCCCCCGAGATGCCGCCGGTCTACACGTCGCACATGCTGTGGAGCGTCGACGGCGGGCCCGAGGTGCAGCACGTGGCCTTCCAGCTGGTGTGCCGGAACACCGAGGCGGCCTGCCTCGCCGACGTCGTCGTCTGCAACTCGTTCCTCGAAGCGGAGGCCACGGCGTTCGAGCTGTTCCCCGACATACTGCCCATCGGCCCGCTGCTCGCTGACCCCGGAAAGCCCGTGGGGCAGTTCCTGCCGGAGGACACGAGGTGCCTCGGCTGGCTCGACGCGCATCCCGACAGCTCCGTGGTGTACGTGGCGTTCGGCACCTCCACCGTCTTCGAGCCCCGCCAGTTCCGAGAGCTCGGCGAGGGGCTGGAGCTCACCGGCCGGCCCTTCCTGTGGGTGGTGCGCCCGGACTTCACGTCCGGCGCCGGCATCAGCAAGGCCTGGTTCGACGAGTTCGAAGGGCGCGTCGCCGGCAAGGGCATGATCGTCAGCTGGTGCTCCCAGCAGCAG GTTCTGGCGCACCGGGCCGTGGCGTGCTTCGTGTCCCACTGCGGATGGAACTCGACGATGGAAGGGGTGAGGAACGGCGTGCCCTTCCTGTGCTGGTCCAGACTGAAGGTCGACCAGTACACCAACCGGAGTTACATCTGCGACATCTGGAGGACCGGCCTGGCCGTGTCGCCTGGGGAAGATGGGgtcgtgaccaaggaggaggtgaACACCAAGCTGGAACAGGTCATGGGTGACCACGGGATCGCAGAGAGGGCACGGGTGCTCAGGGACGCAGCTCGCAGGAGTCTCGGCGTGGGCGGCTCGTCGTATGAGAATTTCAAGAGATTTATTAGCCTCCTAAAGGAGTGA